CAATGATGCCGGGCCTAGCGGCCGCGCAGACGACGATCGACGGTGCGGAGACAAGCCGCGTGACGATTGGGGATGACGATGTTCTGATCGTAACCGAGACCGGTTCCATCGTGCCAGACGATATTGCCGTCAACGTGAAGGATACGACCGGCGAAGGTGTCGTGATCGACAATTCCGGGCGCATCGTCAGCACGAACAACCGCGCCATCAACGGCTTCGGCAATGGGCGGCAGATCGTGACGATCTTCAATCGCGCAGGTGCCCTGATCCAAGGCGATAACGACGCCATCCGCTTCCAGAATGGTGGCGATGCGGACTCGGTCATCACCATCGACAACGCCGGTACCATTTCAAGCGACAACCAGGCCATCGAAGTGCGTTCGATGGCGGATGGCACTCAGTTGATCGTCACCAACCGTGAAGGCGGTGCAATAAGCGGGGGCGTGGGCATCCAGACCAACGCCAACACCAGCGCCGGTGGTAACAACATCCTGCCCACCACGATCGACAATTTCGGCACCATCACCGGGCTCAGCGGGGAGGCAATCTCCCTCGGAACGCGCGGCGAAAAGGTGGTTAACTTGCATTCCGGCAGCACGACGATCGGCGGCGCTGGCGTGGCGGTGGCGCATTATGGCAAAGATGCCTTTACGCTGGGTCTGTACACCGATGCCAATATTACCGGATCCCTGCTCGGCAGCGCCGATGGCGACGCCGTAGACACGCTCGCGCTTCTCGGTGACGGGAGCGATGACATCTACGCCGATATCGCCGAGTTCGAGCGACTGTCGGTCCGCTCCGGCACGTGGACCGTAGCGAACGATTTCACGTTTACCGGCGGCGCCACGCTGGAGGGCGGCATGCTCGTTGTCGATCAGACCCTGACGGCAGATACTAGTGTCCAGTCAAACGCCATCCTCGGTGGCTCCGGCACGGTCGATGGCGTCGTGACAGTGGAAAATGGCGGCGCGCTCTATCCGGGCATGGACGGCACCGTGGGCACGATCACTGTCGGCGGGCTGATTTTGCAGGACGGCTCACAGCTCTATTTCGACCTCGGCTCGCCCGACGATGCCAGCGCCAGCGACCGTATCCAAGTCAATGGCGATTTGACGCTGGACGGCGACCTGTTCGCATCCGACATCGGTGGATTCGGGGAGGGCGTCTATCGTCTGATCGATTTCACCGGCGCCGTTACCGATAACGGCCTCGACATCATCTCGCTGCCCGACGGATATAATGTCGAGGACGGGACGATCCAGGTCACGGCCGATGGCCAGGTCAACCTGATCATTTCGCTGCCTGCCACGGACATCCAGTTCTGGGACGGCTCCGGCGCGCCGGGCGATGGAATTATCTCCGGCGGAAGCGGCAGTTGGGTCAACGACGACAATTCATGGGCCAATGCCACCGGCACCCGCAACGGTTCTTGGGATAGCGGGTTTGCAGTCTTCACCACCGTCGGCGGTACCGTAACCGTAGATGACGACATCACATTCTCCGGCATGCAATTTATGGTCGATGGCTATGTCATCGCCGATGGCACCGGTGCGCTGACCATCACCGAAGAGGCGACCTCCATTCGTGTCGATCCCGACGTTACAGCGGAAATCTCTGCCGATATCGGCGGCGAAGGCGGATTGTTCAAACAGGATACCGGCACGCTGATCCTTTCCGGCAACAACACCTACACCGGCGAAACCAACGTCGCCGATGGCGAGCTTCGCCTGCAAGGCGGCTCCGCCATTGTCGATTCCGGCACCGTGACGCTCGGCGGCCAAGCCCTGCTTACGGTTACGGATGACGAGACATTCGAAACGCTGGAAGGCACGGGCACTGCAAGCCTCCTGTCTGACCTGTCGGTCGGCGGGGCGGGCGCCGACTTCGTCTTCGGGGGCATGATTACCGGCGATGGGGCACTGGTGAAGGAAGGCAGCGGTGTCTTCACGTTGACCGGCCAGAGCGATCACACGGGCGACACGCTGGTGAATGCCGGGGAGTTGCGGATCGACGGCTCGACTGCCTCCACGGTATTCGTCGCCGACGGAGCCCTGCTTTCCGGCACCGGCATGACTGGAGGCCTCGACATTTCGGGCACGCTTGCGCCCGGCAATTCCATCGGCACGCTGATGGTAGACGGGGACGTGACGCTCAATTCCGGCAGCATTTTCGAGGTTGAGGTCGATCCGCAGGGCAATTCCGACCTGCTGCTCGCCAGCGGCACCGTCAACATCAATGGGGGCGAGGTCCAGGTGCTGGCCGACGGCACCGATTACGCGCGGGCCACGCAGTACCAGATCATCGGGGCGGACAGCGTTACGGGTGAATTCGACGGCGTCAGCGACAACCTGGCCTTTCTCGATTCCTCGCTGTTTTACATGGATGATGCCGTGCTGCTGCGCCTCGTGCGCAACGATGTCAGCTTCGCTTCGGTCGCGACCGATCCCAACCAGGTTGCAGTCGCCACCGCACTGGATGCCGCGCCGTTCACCCCGCTCTTCGACACGCTGGTCAATTTCGATGCGGCGTCCGCTTCCCAGGCGTTCGAACTGCTCTCGGGCGAAGGCTTTGCCGGCACGCTCGCGCTGCTGAATGCCAATGCCTACGAGGATCGCCGTCCATTCGTGGACCGCCTGTCCGGCCCGATCGTGGAGGGTGCGGGCATCTGGGCGGATGCTTCCATCATGGACAGCTCCGTCGACGCGACCGATGGCTACGCTGCCGGAGATTCCCTGCGTGCTGCCTTCTCGACCGGTTTCGAATTCGGGATCGGCGACTTCGGCAAGATTGGCGTGGGCGGGTTTTACGGCAATAACGACTTCGTATTTTTCGGACCGGACTCGCAGGCGAACGTGAAGACTTATGGCCTGTTCGGTTATGCCGGGGCCAATGTCGGCACGGTCGCGCTGCGCACCACGGGCGGGTATACCTGGTACGAAGCAAATTACGAACGTCGCTTTCTCGTGACCGGCCTGTCGGACGATCTCGCGGGCCAGGAGGATGGCGATGGCTGGCAGGTCTACGCCGAAGCGGCGCTGCCTCTTTCCATCGGCAATTTCTCCATCGAGCCCTTCATCGGGTATGCCCATGTCGAAACCAATCTCGACGGGCTTGCCGAAAATGGCGGCATCGCGAGCCTGACCGTGGACGAAGCCAGCTATCAGACGGATAGCCTTCTCGGCGGCGTCCGCGTGGGCGGGCCGCTGGTGCAGCTTGCCCGCGATACCCAGCTGAATCTCGATTTCGAATTGACCGGGCAGAAACTGCTGGATGACAATACCCGCGCGGTACGCACGGCCAGCTTCTCCACTGGCGGCGGGCCGTTCACGATTGGTGGTGCGCAGCCCGGCGACACCTTGGTCGACCTGAAGTTAGGCGTGACCTTACCCGCCATGGGTGGCGAATTCAGCGCTGCGGGCCTGGGGACTTTCGGCGATGGCTACGATAGCTATGGTGCCAAGATTTCCATGATTTGGGGGTTCTGATGATTGCTATCGGAAAAGCGCTGCGCACGGCATTGCTGGGCCTGATTGCCTTCGCGGTTGCGCAGCCCGCTGCCGCACAGGACGCGGAAAAGCCAAACATCGTCGTCATCTTCGTGGATGACATGGCATGGGGTGACATGTCGGCCAATGGCGCCGGGGCTTGGATCGAAACGCCGCATCTCGATGCTCTCGCGGCTTCGGGCATCCGCTTCACCGACGGTTATGCAGCCTCGGCCGTTTGCGGGCCGAGCCGTGTCGGCTTGCTGACCGGCGTCTATCCCGCGCGGCTTGGCGTGTGGTGGAACCCGGATACGACCAAGGCGGAGATGCCCGAGAGCCAGCCGCTCATGCCGCAGCTGATGCGGGCGAATGGCTATGACACGGCAGTGATCGGCAAGTGGAACCTTGCGAACGAGGCGCGCTCCGTTGCCGATACCGTAATCGGGCCCATGATCTGGGGCGGCGTGTACCATCCCGGCGAAGACGGCTCCTACGAAGGCGTCGGCTACGGCTGGGGCGCGGGTGGCCACGCATCCGGGCACTGGATCGCCGAGGATGAAGACGGCGAGTACCTGACCGACTGGCTGACGCGCGGCGCGGTAAGCTATATCGACGGCCATCGCGGCGAGAAACCGTTCTTCATGTACCTCGCGTACAACGCACCGCACAGCCCGATTGAGGCGTCGGCACGGTATCGCGAGCAGGTGTCCCACCTGCCGACGCAGCCGATGCAATTCTACGCCGCCATGTTGCTGGCCGTGGACGATGGCGTGGGAGAGGTGCGCGCGGCGCTGGAACGGCGCGGCATGACCGAGAACACGCTGGTCTTTTTCATCAGCGACAACGGCCCGGCGACGGACGGTTTTCGCGGTTGGCCGGAAGACTGGCCGGAAACGCAGCTGGGCGTGACCGGCTCGCTGAGCGGTCACAAGGGTGAATTGCGGGAAGGCGGCATCCGTGTGCCCTTCGTCGCAAGCTGGCCCGCGCGCATCCCGGCGGGTCAGGTCAATGCATTCCCGGTGACGACGGTGGACCTCTACCGCACCTTCGAAGACATGTTCGGACTTTCAGAGCCCTATGGCGAGCTGGCCGATGGCAACAGCCTGCTGCCCCTTCTCACCGGACAAGCCAACGAATTGCCTTCGCGCGATATCTACTGGCAGAAGCGTATCTGCCGGAAGAATGGCAAATGCGTCGATTCCGCCGCAGTCCGGCATGGCAACTTCAAGCTGCTGTACGAAGATGGCGGAGAGCCGCAATTCTTCGACCTGGCGGCCGATCCGGGCGAGAGCGCGGACGTGAGCGCCCAGTATGCGAACCGGTTCCGCAACATGACAGGGCGTTACGCAGAGTGGAAGGCGGCCCTGCCCGAGCCAAATGGCGACAAGGCAAAGAAGTGAGCCTTTCGTTCGCGACAATGCCGTTCAAACTGGTGCAAGGGCGGGTGTGTAGGATGTTCGCTGTATGAAGAGATCGCTCCTACTGACCGCCGGATGCGGGCTTGCCGTGTTGGTGGCATGCTCCGGCGAGACCGAGACGCAGGATATTGCCGCCGCTGCGGCTCGTGATTGCGCCGCCCTGTCGGACGAGCCGGTCCGGATTGGCGGCGGCACTTTCCGGATGGGCCAGGCCGATGTCTACGCGGAGGAAGGACCTGTCCGCGAAACGACCGTCGACGGCTTCTGGATCGATCCGCACGAAGTAACCAATCGCCAATTCGCCGAATTCGTGGAAGAGACTGGCTATGTGACACTGGCCGAAAAGCCGGTGGATCCTGCGCTGTTCGGCGTGCCGGAAGACCAAATACCACCGGACATGCTGCAGCCTGGTTCGGCCGTGTTCACGCCGCCCGCGCAGCCCAGCATGAATTATGCCGACTGGTGGGAATACATGCCCGGTGCCAGCTGGAAAAAACCCTACGGCCCCGATGGCGCGGAGGCCGCGCCTGACGAGCCGGTGGTGCATCTCGCATGGGAGGACATGGTTGCTTACGCAGAATGGAAAGGCGGACGCATGCCGACGGAAGCGGAATGGGAATTCGCTGCAAGTGCGGGGCAGGAGCCCAGCAAGGACCAGCCCGAGCAGGCCAATAGCTGGCAAGGTGCCTTCCCGATGGAGAACCGCGAAACCGACGGATTTAAGGGCATCGCGCCGGTCGGCTGCTATGCTCCCAACGCCAATGGTCTTTACGACATGGTCGGCAATGTCTGGGAAGTGACCAGCGACTACTTCCGGCCTGGTCATGATCCGGCGCAGCGCGACAATCCGCGCGGCCCGGCCCCTTCCGAAGCATACGATCCGCTCAACGCGGGCGGCTTGGAAGTCTCGCGTACGGTCAAAGGCGGCAGCTATCTGTGCGCGCCCAATTACTGCCAGCGCTACCGCCCGGCCTCGCGCCAGGGGCGTGACCCGACCATGGGCACAAGCAATGTCGGCTTCCGGCTGGCCTACGACGAGGAACCCGCCTGATGATCAGCCGCCGCGATGTGATGAAATACGGCTCGCTGGGCGCTGCGGCCTTGTCGCTGCCATCCGGCCTTGCTCGGGCAGCGGGCGGAGATGCCGTCACGCTGGATAGCCTTGCCCGCGCAAAGGGCATGCGCTTCGGCACAGCCACGGACCAGTCGGAACTGGTCCAGCCCGATCTTGCCGCGCTCATCGCGCGCGAATGCTCGGTGGTGGTTGGCGAGAATGCGCAGAAGTGGAAGAAGCTGGAGCCGCGCGAAGGCGTCTTCCGCGATGAGAACGCGCAGGCCATCGCCGCCTTTGCCGCAATCCACGACATGGAATTGCGCGGACATTGCTTCGTCTGGAACCAGGACGACCGTATCCCTGGCTGGCTGCTGGAGCGTGAAGACGAACTCGCGAAAAACGGTGGCGAAGGTCTGATCCGGCAGATGTGGGAACACGCGCGCCAGTTGGCCGACGCGTTCCCCACGGTCGCCTCCTGGGACGCGGTCAACGAAGTGATCACCCCCTGGGAGGGCGAAGTCCGTGACGCCTTGCTGTCGCGGATCTTGGGCGATCGGTTAATGGATGTAGGCTTTGCGATGATGCGCGAAGTCGCCCCGGAGGCGCAGCTGGTCTACAACGATTACATGAGCTGGCAAAAGCGTCCGAACCACCGCAACGGCGTGCTAAAATTGCTGGAAGGCGCGCTGAGCCGAGGGGTGCCGATCGACGCATTGGGTATTCAGAGCCACCTCATCAATACGCTCGCCCAGCCAATCGACGAGCGCGGCTGGCGCGACTTCATGCAGAGCGTGCAGGACATGGGGCTAAAGGTTCTCATAACCGAATTGGATACCGGCGACCGATACCTTGAGGAAACGGATCCGGCCAAGCGCGACGCCGAGATTGCCGCTTTCACAAAGGGCTATCTCGACCTCACGCTGAGCTTCGAGAACGTCGAACGGATCGTGCTCTGGTCCATCAGCGACCGCGACACCTATCTTAACCGTCCGCAATATCCGGAAGGAAAGCGGAGGCCCGATGGCTTGCCTTTTCGCGCGCATCCCTTCGATGCAGAGCTTCGAAAGCGCCCGATGTATGATGCAATTGCCGCGGCCCTCCGCTCTGCTCCAAAACGGGCCTGACCCAGCCGAACCGGGCCGCTTACGGAAACCCTGCCGTCTTTTGGAAGTTCGACACGGGCGTAAATAGTCCGTCGGGACATCTGCAAGCGCGCGCGTATCCTACGGCTCCTCCGAGTGTGATTCTCCGAGATACTCTCCGCGCATCCTCTTGTCCTTCGCAAGCTCAACCAGTGCATGGCCAGACCTTGAAGCGCCATCCCGGTATGATCGATTTTCCAGGTTCGCCTTGTAGCGCCTGGGTACGGCATTGTTGATGATGTCGAACATTCGTTGCTCCCAATGCCAGCCGTCGAGATAGAGAGCGCGCATCTTTTCGCTCCGCGAAGGACGGTACTTTTCTGCAATATAGCTGACCTCTTCCTGCGCCTCGTCCCGCCGCGCGAGGCACGCTTCCAGCTGCTCGCGCTGCTCCTTCGTCTGAGGTCCTTCGAACCGCACCTTGCCGCTCGCCGGATCGAGGATGATGTTGGCGGGATGGGGGACGGGGCGGGGCGGCTCGATACCGTCTTTCTCGCAGCGTTCGATCTCCTGCGACCAGGCGAGCTTATATTCCACGGCCGTTCCAAACAGCGCAACGCTGCTCTCGTGGTCCACGGCCTCTACAGAAGTGACAAGCTCGGCTAGCGTCTTCTGCGCGAACCGGTTGCCCTTCATGGCCGACTTGCCAATCGCCCGGAACACGGCCTGTATGGCTGGCATCTCGATGGTCCTGTCCTCCTCGCGGACCGTCACCGGCCGATAGCTCCGTGACGAACAAGAAGCGGAGCGGAGAAAAATCAGCGAAAGGCTGCTGCGTCAACGACCAGGCGTGGATGAAAGTGGAATGTAGCACAGGTCGAACGCGTTCGGCGGCGGCGGCTCTCCGGCGAACTCTTGACCTTCTCACACACTGGGATACACAGATTCTCACCTTATCGGAAAACCCTAGGTTTTCTGCGGTATTTGGGAGGCCGGGAATGAGGGCTCGATTCCCTTCACCCGCTCCACTTCGTTTCGCAGGTTTGGTTCCGCCCGCCGCGCAGGCTTTGGCCGTCACTTGCCTCCGGCCTGTGACACCACCCGCTCCAAGCGCTATCGGCATTTCATGTCCGCCTTCTTCCTCGCCTTCCTGACCTGCCTGCTGGCGACGCTCCCGGGGCGTGAGGCACTGCTGCATGCGCGGCTGGCGGATGCCGGGGCAAGCGGAGGTGTGCTGGCGATCGGCTGGATCACGGCGGGGCTGACGGCGCTGCTGTCCGCGTGGCTGGCGGGGCTGGTTGCGCCGTTCATGAACGGCAATGCCCGCCTGATGCTGGTGGCCTTCGCGCTGGCGGCGGCAGGGCTGGAACTGGCGCTGCGCCGCCATCGAAGCGCACCGAAGGAGCCGACACGCTCGCTGGGCGCAGTCACGCTGGTGCTCTTGGCAGGGCAGGTGGGTGATGCGTCGCGCTTCCTGGTCTTCGCGCTGGCCGCCTTCACCGCGGCCCCGCTGAATGTGACGCTGGGCGGCATGGCGGGCTGCGGCGCGGCATTCACGCTCGCATGGCTGGCGGGTGAGGACTGGGAACAGAAGATGCCGCTGCGCACATTGCGCTTTGCGATAGCGGGCCTGCTGGTGCTGGCCGCGCTGGCCTGCGCCGCCACGGCGCGCGGCATAATCGGCTGAGCCGATTACTGACACCTGCGATACTAACGAAACCGATGATGGACCTGCGCGTTGATGGGGAAACTCATAACGACAGGGGAACACCATGGCCGATCGCGGCGACAATTCGAAAAGTGAACTGATGGCGGAACTGAACGGCCTGCTGGCCGATCATTTCGCGCTGTTCACCAAGACCAAGAACTTCCACTGGCATGTAGCCGGCCCGCGCTTCCGCGACCTGCACCTGCTGTTCGACGAGCAGGCCATCGAGATCCGCGACCAGATCGACGTGATCGGCGAGCGCGTGCGCAAGAACGATGCCTATACGCTCACCTCCACCGGCAGCATCGCCAAGCACACGCAGATCAAGGATCAGGACGATGTCACGCTGACGGCGGACGCCATGGTCAAGGAACTGCATGACGACAATGTGAAGCTGGTCGAGCGCCTGAAGCGCATGAAACCGCTGGCGGAGCAGGCGGGCGACAACGCCACGGACGGCCTGTTGGACGACTGGACCGACATGGCGGAGGAACGCGTCTGGTTCCTGCGCCAGACACTGAAGGCCTGACCCGACACTCACGAATAGCAATGCAACGACCGCCATGGCCCCTCGCGCCGTGGCCGTTTTGCTTTAAGAGTAAGGCATGGCAGAGATAGACATCGTCGAAGGCGCATCCGACGCCGACATCGCCCGGTGGATCCACGCGCAGCTGGAAGGCGCCCTGAAGGCAAACGACCAGCCCATCGCGATCAGCGTGCCGGGCGGCTCCACCCCGTTCCCGATCTTCGAGCTGCTCGTGCAGATGCCGCTGGACTGGAACCGAGTGACCGTTTGGCCGGGAGACGACCGGCAGGTGCAGGAAGACCACCCCGCCAGCAACACGGGCAAGATCCGGGCGCTGTTCGAGCCT
This genomic interval from Paraurantiacibacter namhicola contains the following:
- a CDS encoding autotransporter domain-containing protein, with the protein product MFIRRKGRHSINRNLRCSLLLGSGLVAMMPGLAAAQTTIDGAETSRVTIGDDDVLIVTETGSIVPDDIAVNVKDTTGEGVVIDNSGRIVSTNNRAINGFGNGRQIVTIFNRAGALIQGDNDAIRFQNGGDADSVITIDNAGTISSDNQAIEVRSMADGTQLIVTNREGGAISGGVGIQTNANTSAGGNNILPTTIDNFGTITGLSGEAISLGTRGEKVVNLHSGSTTIGGAGVAVAHYGKDAFTLGLYTDANITGSLLGSADGDAVDTLALLGDGSDDIYADIAEFERLSVRSGTWTVANDFTFTGGATLEGGMLVVDQTLTADTSVQSNAILGGSGTVDGVVTVENGGALYPGMDGTVGTITVGGLILQDGSQLYFDLGSPDDASASDRIQVNGDLTLDGDLFASDIGGFGEGVYRLIDFTGAVTDNGLDIISLPDGYNVEDGTIQVTADGQVNLIISLPATDIQFWDGSGAPGDGIISGGSGSWVNDDNSWANATGTRNGSWDSGFAVFTTVGGTVTVDDDITFSGMQFMVDGYVIADGTGALTITEEATSIRVDPDVTAEISADIGGEGGLFKQDTGTLILSGNNTYTGETNVADGELRLQGGSAIVDSGTVTLGGQALLTVTDDETFETLEGTGTASLLSDLSVGGAGADFVFGGMITGDGALVKEGSGVFTLTGQSDHTGDTLVNAGELRIDGSTASTVFVADGALLSGTGMTGGLDISGTLAPGNSIGTLMVDGDVTLNSGSIFEVEVDPQGNSDLLLASGTVNINGGEVQVLADGTDYARATQYQIIGADSVTGEFDGVSDNLAFLDSSLFYMDDAVLLRLVRNDVSFASVATDPNQVAVATALDAAPFTPLFDTLVNFDAASASQAFELLSGEGFAGTLALLNANAYEDRRPFVDRLSGPIVEGAGIWADASIMDSSVDATDGYAAGDSLRAAFSTGFEFGIGDFGKIGVGGFYGNNDFVFFGPDSQANVKTYGLFGYAGANVGTVALRTTGGYTWYEANYERRFLVTGLSDDLAGQEDGDGWQVYAEAALPLSIGNFSIEPFIGYAHVETNLDGLAENGGIASLTVDEASYQTDSLLGGVRVGGPLVQLARDTQLNLDFELTGQKLLDDNTRAVRTASFSTGGGPFTIGGAQPGDTLVDLKLGVTLPAMGGEFSAAGLGTFGDGYDSYGAKISMIWGF
- a CDS encoding sulfatase, whose translation is MIAIGKALRTALLGLIAFAVAQPAAAQDAEKPNIVVIFVDDMAWGDMSANGAGAWIETPHLDALAASGIRFTDGYAASAVCGPSRVGLLTGVYPARLGVWWNPDTTKAEMPESQPLMPQLMRANGYDTAVIGKWNLANEARSVADTVIGPMIWGGVYHPGEDGSYEGVGYGWGAGGHASGHWIAEDEDGEYLTDWLTRGAVSYIDGHRGEKPFFMYLAYNAPHSPIEASARYREQVSHLPTQPMQFYAAMLLAVDDGVGEVRAALERRGMTENTLVFFISDNGPATDGFRGWPEDWPETQLGVTGSLSGHKGELREGGIRVPFVASWPARIPAGQVNAFPVTTVDLYRTFEDMFGLSEPYGELADGNSLLPLLTGQANELPSRDIYWQKRICRKNGKCVDSAAVRHGNFKLLYEDGGEPQFFDLAADPGESADVSAQYANRFRNMTGRYAEWKAALPEPNGDKAKK
- a CDS encoding formylglycine-generating enzyme family protein produces the protein MKRSLLLTAGCGLAVLVACSGETETQDIAAAAARDCAALSDEPVRIGGGTFRMGQADVYAEEGPVRETTVDGFWIDPHEVTNRQFAEFVEETGYVTLAEKPVDPALFGVPEDQIPPDMLQPGSAVFTPPAQPSMNYADWWEYMPGASWKKPYGPDGAEAAPDEPVVHLAWEDMVAYAEWKGGRMPTEAEWEFAASAGQEPSKDQPEQANSWQGAFPMENRETDGFKGIAPVGCYAPNANGLYDMVGNVWEVTSDYFRPGHDPAQRDNPRGPAPSEAYDPLNAGGLEVSRTVKGGSYLCAPNYCQRYRPASRQGRDPTMGTSNVGFRLAYDEEPA
- a CDS encoding endo-1,4-beta-xylanase, coding for MISRRDVMKYGSLGAAALSLPSGLARAAGGDAVTLDSLARAKGMRFGTATDQSELVQPDLAALIARECSVVVGENAQKWKKLEPREGVFRDENAQAIAAFAAIHDMELRGHCFVWNQDDRIPGWLLEREDELAKNGGEGLIRQMWEHARQLADAFPTVASWDAVNEVITPWEGEVRDALLSRILGDRLMDVGFAMMREVAPEAQLVYNDYMSWQKRPNHRNGVLKLLEGALSRGVPIDALGIQSHLINTLAQPIDERGWRDFMQSVQDMGLKVLITELDTGDRYLEETDPAKRDAEIAAFTKGYLDLTLSFENVERIVLWSISDRDTYLNRPQYPEGKRRPDGLPFRAHPFDAELRKRPMYDAIAAALRSAPKRA
- a CDS encoding TMEM165/GDT1 family protein, producing the protein MSAFFLAFLTCLLATLPGREALLHARLADAGASGGVLAIGWITAGLTALLSAWLAGLVAPFMNGNARLMLVAFALAAAGLELALRRHRSAPKEPTRSLGAVTLVLLAGQVGDASRFLVFALAAFTAAPLNVTLGGMAGCGAAFTLAWLAGEDWEQKMPLRTLRFAIAGLLVLAALACAATARGIIG
- a CDS encoding Dps family protein; amino-acid sequence: MADRGDNSKSELMAELNGLLADHFALFTKTKNFHWHVAGPRFRDLHLLFDEQAIEIRDQIDVIGERVRKNDAYTLTSTGSIAKHTQIKDQDDVTLTADAMVKELHDDNVKLVERLKRMKPLAEQAGDNATDGLLDDWTDMAEERVWFLRQTLKA